One region of Mycolicibacterium lutetiense genomic DNA includes:
- a CDS encoding fatty acid desaturase family protein, with product MTQRPATLTPEQADAFGAELDSIRERALADLGERDATYIRDIIKLQRKLEVGGRALLFLPPAWPVGTVMLGLSKILDNMEIGHNVMHGQYDWMGDPALRGQNFEWDSACPSNQWRHSHNYMHHTYTNIVDMDRDIGYGVLRMSEDQKWSPYYLGNPLYAFLLMVFFQYGVALHELETERIRTGEIKLRDKKDTLREMWAKVRKQTVKDYVAFPLLAGPFAPFVFAGNMTANLMRNVWSYTIIFCGHFPEGTHEFTIEETKSESRGQWYFRQLLGSANLTGGKWFHIFSGNLSFQIEHHLFPDIPAHRYAEISGEVKEICQRYGLPYNSGPIHTQFASVVRKIVRLAFPWGGKPKEAEPAAKQPAVEETAPAKQPTCEPELVNC from the coding sequence ATGACTCAACGCCCCGCCACCCTGACCCCCGAGCAGGCCGACGCGTTCGGTGCTGAACTCGACTCCATCCGTGAACGCGCCCTCGCCGACCTCGGTGAGCGTGACGCCACCTACATCCGCGACATCATCAAGCTGCAGCGCAAGCTTGAGGTCGGTGGCCGTGCGTTGCTGTTCCTGCCGCCGGCCTGGCCGGTCGGGACCGTGATGCTGGGACTGTCGAAGATCCTCGACAACATGGAGATCGGCCACAACGTCATGCACGGCCAGTACGACTGGATGGGCGATCCGGCGTTGCGCGGCCAGAACTTCGAATGGGATTCGGCGTGCCCGTCGAATCAGTGGCGGCACTCCCACAACTACATGCACCACACCTACACCAACATCGTCGACATGGACCGCGACATCGGCTACGGGGTCCTGCGGATGAGCGAGGACCAGAAGTGGAGCCCGTACTACCTGGGCAACCCGTTGTACGCATTCCTGTTGATGGTGTTCTTCCAGTACGGCGTTGCGCTGCACGAACTGGAGACCGAGCGCATCCGCACCGGTGAGATCAAGCTGCGCGACAAGAAGGACACGCTGCGCGAGATGTGGGCCAAGGTGCGCAAACAGACCGTGAAGGACTACGTCGCCTTCCCGCTGCTGGCCGGACCGTTCGCGCCATTTGTGTTTGCGGGCAACATGACCGCCAACCTGATGCGCAACGTGTGGTCGTACACCATCATCTTCTGCGGACACTTCCCCGAGGGCACCCACGAGTTCACCATCGAGGAGACCAAGAGCGAGAGCCGCGGCCAGTGGTACTTTCGCCAGCTGCTGGGCTCGGCAAACCTGACCGGCGGCAAGTGGTTCCACATCTTCAGCGGCAACCTGTCCTTCCAGATCGAACACCACCTGTTCCCGGACATTCCGGCGCATCGCTACGCGGAAATCTCCGGCGAGGTGAAGGAGATCTGCCAGCGCTACGGCCTGCCTTACAACTCGGGCCCGATCCACACGCAGTTCGCGTCGGTGGTGCGCAAGATCGTGCGGCTGGCATTTCCGTGGGGCGGAAAGCCCAAGGAGGCCGAGCCCGCTGCCAAGCAGCCCGCGGTCGAAGAAACCGCACCTGCCAAGCAGCCGACCTGCGAGCCCGAACTCGTCAACTGCTGA
- a CDS encoding ferredoxin reductase, protein MFTETLSRRIRRSALVGILTGPHGVDRYTEVYDRTWTVNDARAKVVAVRKQTPRSVTLTLQPNDAWRGFKAGQHINLTVEIDGRRRTRCYSPANAEGSPVIELTIGRHDGGLVSQHLYRNAAPGMVLGLDSVGGDFVLPTQRPRRILLVSGGSGITPVLSMLRTLREENFDGEVAFIHYARNPEEAAYATELAATPGVTVLHSYTRSNRGDLTGYFGPDHLAAAMPNPDAVFVCGPPALVSAVKDLLPGAQSESFVPPVIAVPTEVSGGTVAFTESAVAVVDDGRSILEQAEAAGLNPTSGCRMGICHTCTRKKISGPVKNLITGAVSTDPDENIEICVTAPCGDVQIDL, encoded by the coding sequence ATGTTCACCGAAACTTTGAGCCGCCGAATCCGGCGCTCCGCCCTGGTTGGGATCCTCACCGGCCCGCACGGCGTGGACCGGTACACCGAGGTTTACGACCGCACCTGGACCGTCAACGACGCCCGCGCCAAGGTGGTCGCCGTCCGTAAGCAGACACCGCGCAGCGTCACCCTGACCCTGCAGCCCAACGACGCCTGGCGGGGTTTCAAAGCCGGCCAGCACATCAACCTCACCGTCGAGATCGACGGCCGCCGTCGCACCCGGTGCTACTCGCCGGCCAACGCCGAAGGCAGCCCCGTCATCGAGTTGACCATCGGCCGCCACGACGGCGGTCTGGTCTCGCAGCATCTGTACCGCAACGCGGCGCCGGGCATGGTCCTGGGCCTCGACTCGGTCGGCGGCGACTTCGTCCTTCCCACGCAACGGCCCCGCCGCATCCTGTTGGTCTCCGGCGGCAGCGGCATCACACCGGTGCTCTCCATGCTGCGCACCCTGCGGGAGGAGAACTTCGACGGTGAGGTCGCCTTCATCCACTACGCCCGCAACCCTGAAGAGGCCGCGTACGCGACAGAGTTGGCTGCGACGCCTGGTGTGACGGTGCTGCACAGCTACACCCGATCGAACCGGGGCGACCTCACCGGGTACTTCGGTCCGGACCACCTGGCCGCCGCGATGCCGAACCCCGACGCGGTGTTCGTCTGCGGCCCACCGGCTCTGGTCTCCGCGGTCAAGGATCTGCTGCCCGGTGCTCAGTCGGAAAGCTTTGTGCCACCGGTGATCGCCGTACCGACCGAGGTGTCCGGCGGAACCGTCGCCTTCACCGAAAGTGCCGTCGCAGTAGTTGACGATGGCCGGTCGATCCTGGAGCAGGCCGAGGCCGCCGGGCTGAACCCCACGAGCGGTTGCCGGATGGGTATCTGCCACACCTGCACCCGCAAGAAGATCAGCGGGCCGGTGAAGAACCTGATCACCGGCGCGGTCTCGACGGACCCTGACGAAAACATCGAAATCTGCGTAACGGCGCCCTGCGGCGACGTCCAGATCGACCTCTAG